One genomic segment of [Phormidium] sp. ETS-05 includes these proteins:
- a CDS encoding AAA family ATPase, with product MIQRLYVHNFRCLENFELTLKGLPSALLIGKNGAGKSTVGDALEVFQRIGRGINRIRDLVKPKDFARGRYDVPMRFEIEVLLTEKIYKYVLALELPENFKELRIWEEQLLVGGEPIYSREQAQVTLHTTSRSREAQFMVDWHLVALPIIQEQSNTDPLRIFKTWLASILILAPIPTLITGASQGETLDIQKDASNFGEWISGLLSRYPAAYTQVDKYLRDVMPDIQEFLNEPIGKDAKNMIVRFEANNANFSVDFEDLSDGEKCFFICAVVLAANKYNPLFCFWDEPDNYLSLSEVGHFVMSLRRSFQGNSQILVTSHNPEAIRKFSDDNTFVLDRKSHL from the coding sequence ATGATCCAAAGACTATACGTACACAATTTCAGATGCCTAGAAAACTTTGAGCTAACCCTGAAAGGGCTGCCATCTGCTCTGTTAATTGGCAAAAATGGGGCAGGGAAATCAACTGTTGGCGATGCTTTAGAAGTTTTTCAGCGCATTGGGCGAGGTATCAATAGAATCCGCGACTTGGTGAAGCCGAAGGATTTCGCTCGTGGCAGGTATGATGTGCCTATGCGCTTTGAAATAGAAGTCTTATTGACCGAAAAAATCTACAAATATGTCCTAGCATTGGAATTGCCAGAAAACTTTAAAGAGCTGCGAATTTGGGAAGAGCAACTCCTAGTAGGAGGCGAGCCAATTTACTCGCGAGAACAAGCCCAAGTTACCCTCCACACCACCTCGCGAAGTCGTGAGGCGCAGTTTATGGTAGATTGGCATCTGGTGGCACTACCCATCATTCAAGAGCAATCTAATACTGATCCGCTGCGGATTTTCAAAACTTGGCTCGCCAGCATACTTATTCTAGCTCCCATCCCCACCTTAATAACTGGAGCATCCCAAGGCGAAACTTTGGATATCCAGAAAGACGCTTCCAACTTCGGGGAATGGATTTCTGGGTTACTCAGTCGCTATCCCGCCGCTTACACACAGGTGGATAAGTACCTCCGAGATGTGATGCCAGACATTCAGGAGTTCCTGAATGAGCCGATCGGCAAAGACGCTAAAAACATGATTGTGCGGTTTGAAGCCAATAATGCAAATTTTAGTGTTGACTTTGAAGATTTATCAGACGGAGAAAAGTGCTTTTTTATTTGTGCGGTTGTTTTAGCAGCCAATAAATATAATCCTCTATTTTGCTTCTGGGACGAGCCAGATAACTATCTTTCCTTGTCCGAGGTGGGACATTTTGTCATGTCCCTGCGCCGATCGTTCCAGGGTAACAGTCAAATTTTGGTCACATCTCATAATCCTGAAGCCATCAGAAAATTTTCCGATGACAATACTTTTGTACTCGATCGCAAAAGCCACTTATAG
- a CDS encoding site-specific DNA-methyltransferase encodes MMRDNLFNRFRDKIIYNPDIDRKLVSFQANKQAPFYSWFKYKEGFSAQLVQYLLQKLMPQTGVLLDPFAGAGSALFAARELGWTTQGIEVLPVGIYAMKARMAAECLDVSAFKITVEQIIRENFAEYYDAEYALQHISITKGAFPDDEEKQLVGYISYCHRYINDCDIQMVLLYAAFCILEDISYTRKDGQYLRWDARSNRSQGQKSFNKGTILSFRDAITRKLRQMVDDFTEPPKQCSLFTEAKIEKPLEKPLEIFSGSCLDILPTLPGSSIDFVLTSPPYANRYDYTRTYALELVYLGCSSEDVKKLRQTMLSCTVENRDKKALLEQYYVNLGRLADFTKIESVFNNQAALQEVISILDNYRQMGKLNNSHIARLVQNYFYEMCFVIYELARLLKPGGIVAMVNDNVRYAGEEVPVDIILSDIAEQFGLTTRYIWTLGRGKGNSSQQMGNHGRSELRKCVYVWERE; translated from the coding sequence GTGATGCGTGATAATTTATTTAACCGGTTTCGGGATAAAATCATCTATAATCCTGATATTGATAGAAAATTAGTTAGTTTTCAAGCAAATAAGCAAGCACCTTTTTACAGTTGGTTTAAATACAAAGAAGGGTTTTCCGCTCAGCTTGTGCAATACTTATTGCAAAAACTGATGCCTCAAACAGGGGTATTACTTGACCCTTTTGCTGGTGCAGGTTCCGCTCTATTCGCCGCCAGAGAATTAGGGTGGACAACCCAAGGAATAGAAGTGCTACCGGTTGGCATATATGCCATGAAAGCCCGGATGGCGGCTGAATGTTTAGATGTGTCAGCATTCAAAATAACAGTAGAGCAAATTATTAGAGAAAATTTTGCTGAATATTACGATGCAGAATATGCGTTACAGCATATTTCTATTACAAAAGGTGCTTTTCCTGACGATGAAGAAAAACAGCTTGTTGGTTACATAAGCTATTGCCACCGTTATATCAATGATTGTGACATTCAAATGGTGCTGCTTTATGCAGCTTTCTGCATTTTAGAGGATATCAGCTACACCCGCAAGGATGGTCAGTATCTGCGTTGGGATGCCCGCTCTAATCGTTCTCAAGGCCAAAAAAGTTTTAATAAAGGGACTATTCTGAGTTTTCGTGATGCCATCACCAGAAAGTTGCGTCAGATGGTGGATGATTTCACCGAGCCACCTAAACAATGCTCTCTCTTTACGGAAGCAAAGATAGAAAAGCCTTTGGAAAAGCCGCTCGAGATTTTTTCTGGTTCATGTCTGGACATATTACCGACTTTACCGGGAAGCAGCATTGATTTTGTCTTGACATCTCCTCCTTATGCAAATCGGTATGATTACACGCGAACCTATGCTTTGGAGCTAGTTTATTTAGGTTGTAGCAGTGAAGATGTTAAAAAATTACGTCAAACCATGCTTTCTTGCACTGTGGAGAATCGAGATAAAAAAGCTCTGCTTGAGCAATACTATGTAAATTTAGGTCGCCTAGCTGATTTCACCAAAATTGAATCGGTTTTTAATAATCAGGCGGCTCTGCAAGAAGTGATTTCTATTCTTGATAATTATCGGCAAATGGGAAAGCTGAATAATTCCCATATTGCGCGGCTGGTGCAAAACTACTTTTATGAAATGTGTTTTGTTATTTATGAGTTGGCTCGCCTTCTAAAACCGGGCGGAATAGTCGCAATGGTTAATGATAATGTCCGTTATGCTGGCGAGGAAGTCCCGGTGGATATTATTCTCTCTGACATTGCCGAACAGTTTGGTTTAACTACTCGATATATCTGGACTTTGGGAAGGGGTAAAGGCAATAGCAGTCAGCAAATGGGAAATCATGGGCGGAGCGAATTAAGAAAGTGTGTTTATGTCTGGGAAAGGGAGTGA
- a CDS encoding class I SAM-dependent methyltransferase, translated as MYLSIEERFKKIIPEPIKKIIRPVRNLFIKKNETELSFWRSRFQIDQGKFKNSHYQQLMLAIAAESSDNFLKGKIIADFGCGPRGSLVWASSASLRIGIDVLADLYADEFSDNITSHGMIYVKSTEKVIPLPSNFVDIMFTINAIDHVNDFPQMCNEIIRVLKEGGEFIGSFNLEEPASPCEPQQLNEKIIKENLLNKLEVQSYRITKKGPESNPYAPFFEGNLSYQVGEEGFLWVRARKPSN; from the coding sequence ATGTATCTGTCAATAGAAGAGCGTTTTAAAAAAATAATTCCTGAGCCAATCAAAAAGATTATCCGACCAGTTAGAAATCTTTTTATCAAGAAAAATGAAACTGAATTGTCATTCTGGAGAAGTCGTTTCCAAATCGACCAAGGAAAATTCAAAAACTCTCATTATCAGCAATTAATGCTGGCAATCGCAGCAGAATCTAGTGACAACTTCCTCAAGGGAAAAATTATTGCCGATTTCGGTTGTGGGCCAAGGGGTAGCTTAGTTTGGGCTAGTTCAGCTTCTTTGCGAATAGGGATTGATGTACTGGCAGACCTTTATGCTGATGAGTTCTCAGATAACATTACTTCTCACGGAATGATTTATGTAAAATCTACTGAAAAGGTGATACCTTTGCCGTCAAATTTCGTTGATATTATGTTTACTATCAATGCCATTGATCATGTCAATGATTTTCCTCAGATGTGTAATGAGATTATCAGAGTCTTAAAGGAGGGCGGTGAGTTTATAGGCAGTTTCAATTTGGAAGAACCTGCTTCTCCTTGCGAACCGCAGCAACTTAATGAAAAAATCATTAAAGAAAATTTGCTGAATAAATTAGAAGTGCAGTCTTACCGCATCACTAAAAAAGGGCCAGAGTCAAATCCTTATGCACCGTTTTTTGAGGGAAATTTATCTTATCAGGTGGGTGAAGAAGGATTTCTTTGGGTTAGAGCGAGGAAACCCAGCAACTAA
- a CDS encoding ribulose bisphosphate carboxylase small subunit: protein MRTLPIERRYETLSYLPPLTDQQIVKQIQYMISQGYIPAIEFSENSAPEQHYWTMWKLPLFNCSSPQEVLNEVRECRQEYSNSFIRVAGFDNIKQCQTISFIVYKPNRF, encoded by the coding sequence ATGAGAACTCTGCCCATTGAGCGTCGTTACGAAACCCTCTCTTACTTGCCCCCGCTGACGGATCAGCAAATCGTCAAGCAAATCCAGTATATGATCAGCCAGGGCTACATCCCGGCGATCGAATTCAGCGAAAACTCCGCCCCAGAACAGCACTACTGGACCATGTGGAAACTGCCTCTGTTCAACTGCAGCAGCCCCCAAGAAGTGCTGAACGAAGTGCGCGAGTGCCGTCAAGAATACTCTAATTCCTTCATCCGCGTAGCTGGGTTTGACAATATCAAGCAATGCCAAACCATTAGCTTCATCGTTTACAAACCCAACCGCTTCTAA
- a CDS encoding chaperonin family protein RbcX: MDSKFVLKQTARIVQNYLTYQAVKTVIDQLTETNPPLAIWFRQFSSGYNFQEGEVYLQELMQQHKELALRIMTVRESLAENVLELIPEMVLSGIRKDNMDQRRQLLERMTATEPLSPTDRAAPPHPELDINDPKD, translated from the coding sequence ATGGATTCCAAGTTCGTTCTCAAACAGACCGCTCGGATTGTCCAAAACTACCTTACCTACCAAGCGGTAAAGACGGTCATCGACCAGTTGACCGAAACCAACCCCCCGCTGGCAATTTGGTTCCGGCAATTCTCCTCTGGTTATAACTTCCAGGAAGGAGAGGTTTACCTTCAAGAGCTGATGCAGCAACACAAGGAGTTAGCCTTGCGGATTATGACGGTCCGGGAAAGTTTGGCGGAAAACGTCCTAGAACTGATTCCCGAAATGGTCTTGTCTGGTATCCGCAAGGACAACATGGACCAACGCAGACAACTTTTGGAGAGGATGACCGCTACGGAACCGCTTTCGCCCACGGATAGAGCCGCTCCCCCTCACCCAGAGTTAGATATTAACGACCCTAAAGACTGA